A genomic window from uncultured Fibrobacter sp. includes:
- a CDS encoding sugar phosphate isomerase/epimerase, with product MRLSISNIAWAVENDSFVYALMKELAFEGLEIAPTRVFPELPYGKLQAAAEWREKMSREHGFCVPSMQSIWYGRKECLFGSAEERAALVQYTEAAIDFAQAIGCRNLVFGCPKNRAVPEGMNATNAHRIAVDFFGELGDYAVAHGTVVGIEANPAIYGTNFVNRTEDALSLIEDVASEGVRLNLDVGTMIANDESVDVLRGKIHLVNHVHISEPYLKPIQHRSIHAELLSTLSENGYAGFVSIEMGKVDDLEEIRKAMLYVKEMV from the coding sequence TTGAGGTTATCGATATCGAATATCGCCTGGGCTGTTGAAAACGATTCCTTTGTCTATGCGCTGATGAAGGAATTGGCTTTCGAGGGGCTGGAAATTGCCCCGACCCGCGTTTTTCCGGAGTTGCCGTATGGCAAGCTGCAGGCGGCTGCGGAATGGCGCGAAAAGATGTCGCGGGAGCATGGTTTTTGCGTACCGTCGATGCAGTCGATTTGGTATGGACGCAAGGAATGCCTTTTCGGTTCCGCCGAGGAAAGGGCTGCTTTGGTGCAGTATACCGAAGCGGCCATTGATTTTGCCCAGGCGATCGGTTGCAGGAACCTGGTGTTCGGTTGTCCGAAGAACCGTGCGGTTCCCGAAGGAATGAACGCTACGAACGCTCATCGGATAGCCGTCGATTTCTTTGGGGAACTGGGCGATTATGCCGTGGCCCACGGGACCGTTGTCGGAATTGAGGCGAACCCCGCGATATACGGGACGAATTTCGTCAACCGAACGGAAGATGCCCTTTCGCTGATTGAAGACGTCGCCTCGGAAGGGGTGCGTCTCAACCTGGATGTGGGAACGATGATTGCAAACGACGAATCCGTAGATGTCCTGCGCGGCAAGATTCATCTGGTGAATCATGTGCATATCAGCGAACCGTACCTGAAGCCGATTCAGCATCGTTCGATTCACGCAGAACTGCTCTCGACGCTTTCGGAAAATGGGTATGCGGGCTTTGTCTCTATCGAGATGGGAAAAGTCGATGAC
- a CDS encoding sugar nucleotide-binding protein, whose product MKRAIVGYTGFVGSNIYSSGDFDAAYNTRNIQDSFGTCPDLLVYAGMRAEKFLANANPERDYDLVLEAQNNIERIRPKRLVLISTIDVFKNPVKVDENSEIETEGLNAYGYNRYRLETWVRENYRDALIIRLPGLFGKNIKKNFVFDLINVIPSMLKREKFEELSLRESALKEYYALQDNGFFKVKPLSDEERSTLKGKFLELGFSALNFTDSRASYQFYNLARLWGDIEKALDSGITLWHPATEPVSAGELHKFITGKPFVNELNGVPANYDYRTVHADLFGGCAGYIENKMSVMEQIRNFVEGTGR is encoded by the coding sequence ATGAAGAGGGCTATTGTCGGCTATACCGGTTTTGTCGGGAGCAACATCTATTCGTCGGGCGACTTTGACGCGGCCTACAACACCAGGAACATCCAGGATTCTTTCGGAACTTGCCCCGACTTGCTTGTGTATGCGGGAATGCGTGCCGAAAAGTTCTTGGCGAACGCGAACCCGGAGCGGGATTACGACCTGGTGCTGGAAGCACAAAACAATATCGAGCGGATACGGCCGAAACGCCTGGTGCTGATTTCGACGATTGACGTGTTCAAGAACCCCGTGAAGGTAGACGAGAACAGCGAAATAGAAACGGAGGGCCTGAACGCTTACGGCTATAACCGTTACCGGCTGGAAACGTGGGTTCGCGAGAACTATCGTGATGCCTTGATTATAAGGCTTCCGGGTTTATTCGGAAAGAATATCAAGAAGAATTTTGTCTTTGATCTGATCAACGTGATTCCCTCGATGCTGAAAAGGGAAAAGTTCGAGGAACTTTCGTTGCGCGAAAGTGCCCTGAAGGAATACTATGCCTTGCAGGATAACGGATTTTTCAAGGTGAAGCCGCTTTCGGACGAGGAACGCTCTACACTGAAAGGGAAATTCCTGGAACTTGGTTTTAGCGCACTGAACTTTACCGATAGCAGGGCTAGTTACCAGTTCTACAACTTGGCGCGTCTTTGGGGCGATATAGAAAAGGCCCTGGATTCGGGGATTACCCTGTGGCACCCGGCGACGGAACCTGTTTCGGCAGGGGAGCTGCACAAGTTCATCACGGGAAAGCCGTTTGTGAACGAACTGAACGGTGTTCCCGCGAATTACGATTACAGGACCGTTCATGCGGATCTTTTTGGCGGATGTGCCGGATACATTGAGAACAAGATGTCGGTCATGGAGCAGATTCGGAATTTTGTAGAGGGAACGGGTCGGTGA
- a CDS encoding glycosyltransferase: protein MAKEKNFVSAVVYVRNDEAQVFEFLSMLTGVLEEHFEHSEIICVNDFSSDGSLARIREFCKSGSSVSISALNMSYFHGIELSMNAGVDLSIGDFVFEFDSVDVDYEPSRIMELYYKTQEGFDIVSLTPDRGNGLFSKAFYKLFNDFSNYPQKISTETVRILSRRTINRISSMSKTIPYRKAIYASSGLRTARLSYTRTESCRKVDRGERRYKRGLAINSLILFTDVGYSFSIYMAVIMMCIAISMVTYSVVIYLTQNPVEGWTTTILFLSFAFFGLFSVLTVIIKYLQIIVDLIFKRKTYNFESIEKLT, encoded by the coding sequence ATGGCTAAAGAAAAAAATTTTGTTTCGGCGGTCGTGTACGTGCGTAACGACGAGGCGCAGGTCTTTGAATTCCTTTCGATGCTGACCGGAGTCCTTGAAGAGCATTTCGAACATTCGGAAATCATTTGCGTGAACGATTTTTCATCGGATGGAAGTCTTGCAAGAATCAGGGAATTCTGCAAGTCCGGTTCGTCGGTCAGTATATCCGCCCTGAACATGAGCTATTTCCACGGAATCGAACTTTCCATGAACGCGGGCGTAGACTTGTCGATCGGGGATTTCGTATTTGAATTCGATTCGGTCGACGTGGATTATGAACCGTCGAGGATAATGGAACTGTACTACAAGACGCAGGAAGGTTTCGATATCGTGAGCCTTACGCCTGACAGGGGAAACGGACTTTTCTCGAAGGCGTTCTACAAGTTGTTCAACGACTTCTCGAATTATCCGCAGAAGATTTCGACAGAGACGGTGCGTATCCTGAGCCGCCGTACCATTAACCGTATAAGCAGCATGAGCAAGACGATTCCCTACCGCAAGGCGATTTATGCAAGCAGCGGGCTTCGCACGGCACGGCTTTCGTATACGCGGACGGAGTCTTGCAGAAAGGTCGACAGGGGGGAGAGGCGCTATAAGCGTGGCCTTGCCATTAACTCGCTGATTCTTTTTACGGACGTGGGCTACAGCTTTTCGATATACATGGCGGTCATCATGATGTGTATTGCCATATCGATGGTTACCTATTCGGTTGTGATTTACTTGACGCAAAATCCGGTCGAAGGCTGGACGACCACGATATTGTTCCTTTCGTTCGCGTTCTTTGGCCTGTTCAGTGTCCTAACGGTAATCATCAAGTACTTGCAGATTATCGTGGACCTGATTTTCAAGCGCAAGACCTACAATTTCGAAAGCATCGAGAAACTGACCTAG
- a CDS encoding FAD-dependent oxidoreductase yields MKGTFDNIILGAGLYGLYAALFCARLGRRVLVLERDGAPFMRATYINQARIHQGYHYPRSLSTAMKSAYYFERFNRDFDFCIHREFEKVYATSTKYSWSDREQFISFCKAANIPCRELHPGQFFRPDMCDGAFLTREYTYDAKILRDYFVEELGKMSNVEICYNADVCAIHLDGENYAVNFRLPNDAESLAVAPFLLNATYASTNQVQDMLGFEGFKIKYELCEIILCNVNEQLKHYGITVMDGPFFSIMPFGKTPYHSLTSVTFTPHVTCHGENLPRFSCQERSGGYCSRDKLGNCNECAARPKTAFPYMANLARKYLRDKFSFEYVDSLFSMKPILVASEIDDSRPTVIRVQSKKPTFVSVLSGKINTVYDLDEVLSNG; encoded by the coding sequence ATGAAGGGTACGTTCGACAACATTATACTCGGCGCGGGGCTTTACGGGCTATATGCGGCCCTTTTCTGTGCAAGGCTCGGACGCCGTGTTCTTGTGCTGGAAAGGGATGGCGCTCCCTTTATGCGCGCGACATACATTAACCAGGCGCGCATCCATCAGGGGTACCATTATCCGCGCAGCCTTTCGACGGCGATGAAGTCCGCCTATTACTTTGAGCGTTTCAACAGGGATTTCGATTTCTGCATCCATCGTGAATTCGAGAAGGTCTATGCGACGTCCACGAAGTATTCGTGGTCTGACCGTGAACAGTTTATTTCTTTCTGCAAGGCGGCGAACATTCCTTGTCGCGAACTCCACCCGGGACAGTTCTTTAGGCCGGACATGTGCGACGGTGCCTTTCTGACTCGGGAATACACATACGACGCGAAAATATTGAGAGATTACTTTGTCGAAGAACTCGGCAAGATGAGCAATGTCGAAATCTGCTACAATGCCGATGTTTGCGCCATTCACCTGGACGGCGAAAATTACGCCGTGAACTTCAGGCTGCCAAACGATGCCGAAAGCCTTGCAGTGGCGCCGTTCCTGCTGAATGCGACCTACGCTTCGACGAACCAGGTTCAGGACATGCTTGGATTCGAGGGGTTCAAGATAAAGTATGAACTCTGCGAAATAATCCTCTGCAACGTGAACGAGCAACTGAAACATTACGGCATTACCGTGATGGATGGCCCCTTTTTCTCGATCATGCCGTTCGGAAAGACTCCCTACCATTCCCTGACGTCGGTGACCTTTACTCCGCATGTGACCTGCCACGGAGAAAACCTGCCCAGGTTTAGTTGTCAGGAAAGAAGTGGCGGATACTGTTCGCGTGACAAGCTGGGGAACTGCAACGAGTGTGCGGCGAGACCGAAGACGGCGTTCCCTTATATGGCAAACCTTGCGCGTAAGTATCTGCGCGACAAGTTTTCCTTTGAGTATGTCGATTCGCTTTTTTCCATGAAGCCGATTCTTGTGGCCTCCGAAATTGACGATTCGAGGCCGACCGTGATCAGGGTGCAGTCGAAGAAACCGACTTTCGTTAGCGTCCTTTCGGGAAAAATCAACACCGTCTATGATCTGGATGAGGTACTGAGCAATGGCTAA
- a CDS encoding O-antigen polymerase, giving the protein MLSWIVEYPVSFTLFLVVFFCLFQAWWLKKDFFSPPTVYCFSQCITLGIAYFQLDYAMSDFKPTTWMIWLGAMAGFCSGSFLSKLVAKQKGLPTRIASVTEARDYNWTLHIVLSFIPIVFFLIGIYGIVQVAGNLLLLTGNPAKYMTKDTDYGFYPVLFGGGPLIVLLFGVAAFKKFNPRKGLRILARVVIFLTIALNLLAYPSRGTLFFSVGFLVILYNYLHKRISAMWILVCLVLAVSAFVGISTLRDQYGGNQVEKMAAEAVMELPYKYVSNNYWNLDYAVNPPSDREYHPHTYGIDFFFGMFEFLRVSSSFRNSFHWDGLFNERIEKIKGFNTASYLWEVYKDLYFPGVILLPFFCGLMLSVLHLRLCLPFTPRQILFYTFFIYFIGWWFFTPGYKQGIYWIWSLFIFFVSTVCIQRKKLAEA; this is encoded by the coding sequence ATGTTGTCGTGGATAGTCGAATATCCGGTAAGTTTCACCCTTTTCCTGGTAGTCTTTTTTTGCCTTTTCCAGGCTTGGTGGTTGAAAAAGGATTTCTTCAGTCCTCCGACGGTCTATTGCTTTTCGCAGTGCATTACGCTTGGTATCGCCTATTTCCAGCTGGATTACGCCATGTCGGATTTCAAGCCGACGACGTGGATGATCTGGCTCGGGGCCATGGCGGGTTTTTGCTCAGGTTCGTTCCTCTCGAAGCTTGTCGCTAAGCAGAAGGGGCTTCCGACCCGTATCGCTTCCGTGACGGAGGCTCGCGACTACAACTGGACGCTCCACATTGTATTGAGCTTTATCCCGATCGTATTTTTCCTGATCGGAATATACGGCATTGTCCAGGTGGCGGGAAACCTGCTGCTTTTGACGGGGAATCCGGCGAAGTACATGACGAAGGATACGGACTACGGTTTCTATCCGGTGCTGTTCGGCGGGGGCCCGCTGATCGTGCTTTTGTTCGGCGTGGCGGCTTTCAAGAAATTTAATCCGCGGAAGGGGCTTCGGATTCTTGCGCGCGTGGTTATTTTCTTGACGATCGCCTTGAACCTGCTTGCCTATCCGAGCCGCGGAACGCTCTTTTTCAGCGTCGGTTTTTTGGTGATTCTCTATAACTACCTGCATAAGCGGATTTCGGCGATGTGGATTTTGGTGTGCCTTGTGCTTGCGGTGAGCGCCTTTGTGGGAATTAGCACCTTGCGCGACCAGTACGGCGGGAACCAGGTCGAGAAGATGGCGGCAGAGGCCGTGATGGAACTCCCTTACAAGTACGTGTCGAACAACTACTGGAACCTGGATTACGCCGTGAACCCGCCGTCGGACCGCGAGTACCATCCGCATACCTACGGAATCGATTTTTTTTTCGGGATGTTCGAATTCCTGAGGGTGTCGTCTAGTTTCAGGAACAGTTTCCACTGGGACGGGCTTTTCAACGAGCGCATCGAAAAGATCAAGGGGTTCAACACGGCGAGCTACCTGTGGGAAGTCTACAAGGACTTGTATTTCCCGGGGGTGATCCTTTTGCCGTTCTTCTGCGGGCTGATGCTTTCGGTGCTGCACTTGCGACTGTGCCTCCCGTTTACGCCGCGCCAGATTCTGTTCTATACGTTCTTCATTTACTTTATCGGCTGGTGGTTCTTTACGCCGGGCTACAAGCAGGGAATTTACTGGATCTGGTCGCTGTTTATTTTCTTTGTGTCGACGGTGTGCATCCAGCGGAAAAAATTGGCGGAGGCCTAG
- a CDS encoding Wzz/FepE/Etk N-terminal domain-containing protein, whose protein sequence is MQSQESAGIVEVCLRLVNNNLKHFKLFLALLLLPTLFAFVLVMWVIKPAYSATAVVTPPSSSQGSLSGIGSMLGGGAGMGSLLGLSGSDEEANAVWTIFNSWELHDMVIKEFNLAEHYKFDGHFHADLLKLFRKNFGIETNKEDMFVIYVEDEDYKLAAKMVSFMLEKADSAFNAFKTAQARQSRLYFQGRLDSCERKLDSLLQDFVKFQVDNNFYEPEIQMESTLKYLSALQAKREEVSIEMAFEKADRGEKSKRYDELSKRYQGVNTALNGTLKGRHESLGMVALKKSPELSAEYFRREAEIRIQETLYKLLRQQNEEMRLEEAKMLTNLHILVPPWENDKKVYPLRGVTLLFAFAVSFLLATIVCNLLGFLEVESAHGSSVAGEWNSFKRFFKKS, encoded by the coding sequence ATGCAATCTCAGGAATCTGCTGGTATCGTTGAAGTCTGCCTTCGCCTGGTGAACAACAACTTGAAGCATTTCAAGCTGTTCCTCGCCTTGTTGCTTTTACCGACCCTATTTGCGTTCGTGCTCGTGATGTGGGTGATCAAGCCCGCCTATTCCGCGACGGCCGTCGTGACTCCGCCGTCGTCGTCTCAGGGAAGTCTGAGTGGAATCGGCTCCATGTTGGGTGGCGGCGCTGGAATGGGGTCGCTGCTTGGCCTTTCCGGAAGCGACGAAGAGGCGAATGCGGTGTGGACCATATTCAATTCGTGGGAACTGCACGACATGGTCATCAAGGAGTTCAACCTGGCCGAGCACTACAAGTTCGACGGGCATTTCCATGCGGACTTGCTGAAGCTGTTCCGCAAGAATTTCGGAATCGAGACGAACAAGGAAGACATGTTCGTCATCTATGTCGAGGATGAGGATTACAAGCTCGCGGCGAAGATGGTGTCGTTCATGCTCGAAAAGGCGGATTCCGCATTTAATGCCTTCAAGACGGCCCAGGCCAGACAGTCCAGACTCTACTTCCAGGGCAGGCTGGATTCATGCGAGCGCAAGCTGGATTCCCTGTTGCAGGATTTCGTGAAGTTCCAGGTGGACAACAACTTCTACGAACCCGAGATCCAGATGGAGTCTACGCTCAAGTACCTGAGCGCCCTGCAGGCGAAGCGCGAGGAAGTGTCTATCGAGATGGCTTTCGAAAAGGCGGACCGTGGCGAAAAGAGCAAGCGCTACGACGAACTTTCCAAGCGCTACCAGGGCGTGAACACGGCCCTGAACGGAACGTTGAAGGGACGCCACGAATCGCTCGGTATGGTCGCCCTCAAGAAGTCCCCTGAACTTTCTGCCGAATACTTCCGTCGCGAGGCGGAGATCCGCATCCAGGAAACGCTGTACAAGCTCTTGCGTCAGCAGAACGAGGAAATGCGCCTTGAAGAAGCGAAGATGCTCACGAATCTGCATATCCTTGTTCCGCCCTGGGAAAACGACAAGAAGGTCTACCCGCTCCGTGGCGTGACGCTGCTCTTTGCGTTTGCAGTTTCGTTCCTTTTGGCGACGATTGTCTGCAACCTTCTCGGATTCCTGGAAGTCGAGAGCGCACACGGTTCCTCGGTTGCCGGAGAATGGAATAGCTTCAAGAGATTCTTCAAGAAGTCCTAG
- a CDS encoding polysaccharide biosynthesis/export family protein, which produces MRYLILFVFFLCSSLFADEDLFKSAAIGNRSGLSTRSAIALEPAFSEESVDSSYVLGPGDFLDLMLEDNYLSVQVAPDGSIAIEECGVAFVGGKPLFEAREMILDLASKRYKRDQCYVQLSALKRFRVNAMGAIVVVGQQLVDPQTRLSFFIRQLGGFLSNANTEDVQVIRGKDTLHVNFSAMSNKGNFEDDVMMEQGDRVFVPYVKMGDNIAMIFPGFRSSVAYSKDRTVQDYYELSGAARMHNYGYKAACIREPGKPPRWITLAEMSETKVAPNTEVEFSVQEMLVYVGGSVNHIGKFPYNPSWHALDYIAAAGINTITGSWSQVRVWRGKEPKALSLSVTEDQIIPGDYIEIPKSRYEAFKDFTLFLVSLLTVVSSAFLIYATYNQNN; this is translated from the coding sequence ATGCGCTATCTAATTTTATTTGTCTTTTTCTTGTGTAGCTCCCTTTTCGCCGATGAAGATTTGTTCAAGTCTGCGGCGATAGGGAATCGTAGCGGGCTTTCGACGCGAAGCGCGATTGCGCTGGAACCTGCCTTTTCCGAAGAGTCGGTGGATTCCAGCTACGTGCTCGGTCCGGGCGACTTTCTGGACTTGATGCTTGAGGATAATTACCTTTCGGTGCAGGTGGCGCCTGACGGCTCTATTGCTATCGAGGAATGCGGTGTCGCCTTTGTAGGCGGAAAGCCCCTGTTCGAGGCGCGCGAGATGATTCTTGACCTTGCGTCTAAGCGCTACAAGCGCGATCAGTGCTATGTGCAGCTATCGGCGCTCAAGAGGTTCAGGGTGAACGCGATGGGCGCCATTGTCGTGGTGGGCCAGCAACTGGTGGACCCGCAGACGCGTCTGAGTTTCTTTATCCGTCAGCTGGGCGGTTTTCTGTCGAACGCTAACACTGAGGACGTTCAGGTGATTCGCGGCAAGGATACCCTGCACGTGAATTTCTCGGCGATGTCGAACAAGGGCAACTTCGAGGACGACGTGATGATGGAACAGGGCGACCGCGTGTTTGTTCCATACGTGAAGATGGGCGACAACATCGCGATGATTTTCCCTGGATTCAGGAGCAGCGTCGCCTATAGCAAGGACCGTACGGTGCAGGACTATTACGAGCTGTCGGGTGCGGCGCGTATGCACAACTACGGCTACAAGGCCGCATGCATCCGCGAACCGGGGAAACCTCCGCGCTGGATTACGCTTGCTGAAATGAGCGAGACCAAGGTCGCTCCCAATACCGAGGTGGAATTTTCGGTGCAGGAGATGCTTGTGTACGTGGGCGGGTCCGTGAACCATATCGGCAAGTTCCCCTACAATCCTTCGTGGCATGCGCTGGATTACATCGCGGCGGCCGGCATCAATACGATTACGGGATCGTGGAGCCAGGTGAGGGTCTGGCGCGGCAAGGAACCCAAGGCGCTTTCGCTGAGCGTGACCGAGGACCAGATTATACCAGGTGACTACATCGAGATTCCGAAGAGCCGCTACGAAGCGTTCAAGGATTTCACGTTGTTCCTTGTGTCGCTTTTGACGGTGGTGTCGTCGGCGTTCCTCATTTACGCAACCTATAACCAGAACAACTAA
- the rplQ gene encoding 50S ribosomal protein L17 translates to MRHGVKNKKLGVNAQHKRAILRALTTSILEKGMEAEQSNRYVRTTLHKAKLVRSCVDRMITYAKKGDLSARREASRFVMSPKAVQDLFATLGPRYAGRNGGYTRIIKLGPNRAGDAAEMALVGLVEDEIVVKTKKAAEPAKSEAVSMVEGESKA, encoded by the coding sequence ATGAGACACGGTGTAAAAAACAAGAAATTGGGCGTGAACGCCCAGCACAAGCGTGCCATCCTCCGCGCCCTTACCACTTCTATTCTTGAGAAGGGTATGGAAGCCGAACAGAGCAACCGCTATGTGCGCACTACTCTCCACAAGGCTAAGCTCGTCCGTAGCTGCGTGGATCGCATGATCACTTATGCAAAGAAGGGTGACCTTTCTGCACGTCGTGAAGCTTCTCGCTTCGTGATGAGCCCGAAGGCTGTGCAGGACCTGTTCGCAACGCTCGGTCCTCGCTACGCTGGCCGTAATGGCGGCTATACCCGTATCATCAAGCTCGGCCCGAACCGCGCTGGTGACGCTGCTGAAATGGCTCTCGTCGGTCTCGTCGAAGACGAAATCGTCGTGAAGACCAAGAAGGCTGCAGAACCTGCCAAGTCCGAAGCTGTGAGCATGGTCGAAGGCGAAAGCAAGGCATAA
- a CDS encoding DNA-directed RNA polymerase subunit alpha: MMWKSLQMPRSFQKVETGEDGRYAKFVVEALERGWGITLGNALRRSLLSSLQGAAIVSVKIEGVDKEFSTIPGVKEDVTDIILNLKSIRVKLLSDHDETLRLDMSGEGEVTAKDFIDNPNVAILTPDVHIATLNGNASLSLEVKISSGRGYVTADELKDKDAPIGVIAMDANFNPVQKVAMHISDTRVGQKTDYNRLELEITTDGSIDPEDALAYAAKLLMDHLEIFINFEGDLESPEELEMDEERQRIAQLLRTRVDDLELSVRSSNCLRMANIHTVGELVRNKENDMLKYKNFGRKSLVELNEVLTSMGLSFGMDVDDYLKD, encoded by the coding sequence ATGATGTGGAAATCACTTCAGATGCCGCGCAGCTTCCAGAAAGTGGAAACCGGCGAAGACGGTCGCTACGCCAAGTTTGTCGTAGAGGCTTTGGAACGTGGCTGGGGTATTACCCTCGGTAACGCCCTCCGTCGCTCGCTCCTTTCCTCTCTGCAGGGTGCGGCTATTGTCTCCGTGAAAATTGAAGGCGTCGATAAGGAATTCTCGACGATTCCGGGTGTGAAGGAAGATGTCACCGACATTATCCTGAATCTCAAGAGCATCCGCGTCAAGCTCCTGTCCGACCACGACGAAACGCTCCGCTTGGACATGTCCGGCGAAGGCGAAGTCACGGCCAAGGACTTTATAGACAATCCGAATGTCGCCATCTTGACTCCGGATGTCCATATCGCTACATTGAACGGTAACGCATCGCTCTCCCTGGAAGTGAAGATTTCCAGCGGTCGCGGCTACGTCACTGCCGACGAATTGAAGGACAAGGACGCTCCGATCGGTGTTATCGCCATGGACGCCAACTTCAACCCGGTGCAGAAAGTCGCGATGCACATCAGCGATACCCGCGTTGGCCAGAAGACGGACTACAACCGTCTGGAACTGGAAATTACGACTGACGGCTCCATCGATCCTGAAGACGCTCTTGCATACGCTGCAAAGCTCCTTATGGACCACTTGGAAATCTTCATCAACTTCGAAGGCGATCTTGAAAGCCCCGAAGAACTTGAAATGGATGAAGAACGTCAGCGTATCGCCCAGCTCCTGCGCACCCGCGTGGACGACCTGGAACTCTCCGTTCGCTCCAGCAACTGCCTGCGTATGGCAAACATCCATACCGTTGGCGAACTTGTGCGCAACAAGGAAAACGATATGCTTAAATACAAGAACTTCGGTCGGAAGTCCTTGGTGGAACTTAACGAGGTGTTGACCTCCATGGGCCTTTCCTTTGGCATGGACGTCGATGACTACTTGAAGGATTAA
- the rpsK gene encoding 30S ribosomal protein S11: MAEEEIKETAAAAEAPVAAAEDVKVKKGKKRIDIQGIACVFASFNNTIVSITDARGNVVAWGSPGNSGFKGSRKSTPFAAQLAAEVAAHKAFDLGMRKVDVRVKGAGGGRESAVRAIKNAGLEVLSIRDVTGVPHNGCRPKKKRRV, encoded by the coding sequence GTGGCTGAAGAAGAAATTAAGGAAACTGCTGCCGCTGCCGAAGCTCCGGTTGCTGCTGCTGAAGACGTCAAGGTCAAGAAGGGCAAGAAGCGTATTGACATCCAGGGTATCGCCTGCGTGTTCGCTTCCTTCAACAATACAATCGTTTCTATCACCGATGCTCGTGGCAACGTGGTCGCTTGGGGCTCTCCGGGTAACTCCGGTTTCAAGGGCTCTCGCAAGAGCACACCGTTTGCTGCCCAGCTCGCCGCTGAAGTCGCTGCCCACAAGGCTTTCGACCTCGGTATGCGCAAGGTAGATGTCCGCGTCAAGGGTGCAGGTGGCGGTCGTGAATCCGCTGTCCGCGCTATCAAGAATGCGGGCCTCGAAGTTCTCTCTATTCGAGACGTGACGGGCGTTCCGCACAATGGTTGCCGTCCTAAAAAGAAGAGAAGAGTCTAA
- the rpsM gene encoding 30S ribosomal protein S13: MARIAGVDLPKNKTVEYGLTAIYGVGLFTANKVCAQLGIDKNKKCDDLTEEEQGKIRHLLEDEYSVEGQLRAEITLNIKRLQDIGCYRGIRHRKGLPVRGQRSRTNARTRKGPKKTVANKKK, encoded by the coding sequence ATGGCACGTATCGCTGGTGTCGATTTACCGAAAAACAAGACCGTCGAGTACGGTCTGACGGCAATCTATGGTGTCGGTCTGTTCACCGCTAACAAGGTCTGTGCCCAGCTGGGTATCGACAAGAACAAGAAGTGCGATGACCTCACTGAAGAAGAACAAGGTAAGATTCGTCATCTCCTCGAAGACGAATACTCCGTGGAAGGTCAGCTCCGCGCAGAAATCACCTTGAACATTAAGCGTCTGCAGGATATTGGCTGCTATCGTGGCATCCGCCACCGCAAGGGCCTCCCGGTCCGCGGTCAGCGCTCCCGTACCAATGCCCGCACTCGTAAGGGTCCCAAGAAGACTGTGGCTAACAAGAAGAAGTAA
- the rpmJ gene encoding 50S ribosomal protein L36, protein MKIKASIKPRCENCKIIRRKGVLRIICSKNPRHKQKQG, encoded by the coding sequence ATGAAAATCAAAGCCTCCATCAAACCCAGATGTGAAAACTGCAAGATCATCCGTCGCAAGGGTGTATTGCGCATCATCTGTTCGAAGAACCCCCGTCACAAGCAGAAGCAGGGATAA
- the infA gene encoding translation initiation factor IF-1, translating into MAKEEGIQVEGVVLEALPNAFFRVQLGNGHEILAHVSGKMRRHFIRILPDDKVLVEISPYDLNRGRITYRYK; encoded by the coding sequence GTGGCTAAAGAAGAAGGAATACAAGTAGAAGGTGTTGTGTTGGAAGCTCTCCCCAACGCTTTCTTCCGTGTCCAACTTGGAAATGGCCACGAGATTCTCGCTCATGTTTCTGGAAAAATGCGTCGGCATTTCATTCGAATTTTGCCGGACGACAAAGTGTTGGTAGAGATTTCCCCCTACGACCTTAATCGTGGGCGAATCACATACCGTTACAAGTAA